One genomic segment of Flavobacteriaceae bacterium includes these proteins:
- a CDS encoding IS4 family transposase, whose amino-acid sequence MKKTNASTKSSELNSVLSSHFQGKINLARIKLISHFIIALCKVQTVTFEKVANAFETSVDSKSSLRRIQRFIADYSLDGDLIARLIFSLLPKQEGLILSIDRTNWKFGQTNINIFMLGVVYKGVAFPLLFTMLDKPGNSNSQERIDLVNRFIRLFGKDVIKSIVADREFVGNHWLDFLNTNGIKYYIRIRNNFKVELPDKNKTIKVFHLFNPHKINEFVYYPKIVRVNGQLCFLSGCKLYPKNGKPDFLIIVSFNAPDKAFEQYKERWQIEMCFKAMKASGFDIENTHLQDIKRIEKLVLLVMMAFVWCYKVGIYLHQIKPIKIKKHGRMAKSIFKYGLDYIASVLLNPVNQNNMNLTKFLSCT is encoded by the coding sequence ATGAAAAAAACCAATGCTTCCACTAAAAGTAGTGAATTAAATTCAGTTTTAAGTTCTCATTTCCAAGGTAAGATCAATTTGGCAAGAATCAAACTCATATCACATTTCATTATCGCCCTCTGTAAGGTACAGACAGTTACCTTTGAAAAGGTAGCCAACGCTTTTGAGACCTCAGTAGATTCGAAGTCATCACTCAGACGTATTCAAAGATTTATTGCTGATTATTCGTTGGATGGAGATTTGATCGCTCGTCTTATATTTAGTCTCCTTCCTAAGCAAGAGGGATTGATCTTGAGTATTGATAGGACCAATTGGAAGTTTGGTCAGACCAACATCAACATTTTTATGTTGGGAGTTGTCTATAAAGGTGTTGCCTTCCCATTGTTATTTACTATGTTAGATAAGCCAGGGAACTCTAACAGTCAGGAGCGTATTGATCTTGTGAATCGTTTCATAAGACTTTTTGGCAAAGATGTTATTAAATCCATTGTAGCCGATAGAGAGTTTGTAGGTAATCATTGGTTGGATTTCTTGAATACAAATGGAATCAAATATTATATCCGCATTCGAAACAACTTTAAGGTAGAGCTTCCTGATAAGAACAAAACCATCAAAGTATTTCACTTGTTTAATCCACATAAGATCAATGAGTTTGTGTATTATCCTAAAATTGTACGTGTTAATGGTCAGCTTTGTTTCCTTTCCGGATGCAAGTTGTACCCAAAAAATGGAAAGCCTGATTTCTTAATCATTGTATCGTTCAACGCTCCTGATAAGGCCTTTGAACAATACAAAGAACGATGGCAGATAGAGATGTGTTTTAAAGCAATGAAAGCCAGTGGCTTTGATATTGAAAACACACACCTGCAAGATATTAAGCGTATTGAAAAATTAGTACTGCTTGTAATGATGGCTTTCGTATGGTGTTACAAAGTTGGTATATATTTACATCAGATTAAGCCTATCAAAATAAAAAAGCATGGAAGAATGGCTAAAAGCATATTCAAATATGGATTAGATTATATCGCTTCTGTGCTATTAAACCCTGTAAATCAAAACAATATGAACTTGACTAAATTTTTGTCATGTACTTAG
- a CDS encoding glutaminyl-peptide cyclotransferase yields MNVKKYSIFLLLTIALFSSCEKPYQFRMNAPKSIKLNDSFTVMLNEKTNRPVDSVQFFVNGFRYPNSTKNSCTLNSVKTGLGKHAIKALVFYPGKVKKINSSIEVLSDIVPVVYTYKVINTYPHDSTAYTQGLEYHKGFLYESTGQKGQSSIRKVDLKTGKVLQKAAIDDDYFGEGITIFNNKIHFLTWKAKKGFVYNLDTFQPEKEFSYNKSPEGWGFTHNNTELIKSDGTHKIWFLDPETHQEKRAIRVYHHKAKVKDLNELEFINGVIYANYWKKPTIAIIDPETGAVKGLANLAGLQKEVQKTQKLQTDDVLNGIAFDAKNNRLFVTGKNWAKLFEIELIKK; encoded by the coding sequence ATGAATGTAAAGAAATACAGTATCTTTCTTTTACTGACTATCGCATTATTTTCTTCTTGTGAAAAGCCGTATCAATTCCGTATGAATGCTCCAAAATCTATCAAATTAAATGATTCTTTTACGGTAATGTTAAATGAAAAAACCAACCGGCCTGTAGATTCGGTACAATTTTTTGTTAATGGTTTCCGGTATCCCAATAGTACAAAAAATAGCTGTACACTTAATTCCGTAAAAACCGGACTGGGAAAGCATGCTATTAAAGCATTGGTTTTTTACCCGGGAAAAGTAAAGAAAATAAATAGTTCCATAGAAGTACTTTCGGATATTGTGCCCGTAGTATATACATACAAGGTCATAAATACATATCCTCATGACAGCACCGCTTATACTCAGGGATTAGAATATCACAAAGGTTTTTTATATGAAAGTACCGGTCAAAAAGGACAGTCATCCATTAGAAAAGTTGATCTAAAAACCGGAAAAGTACTCCAAAAAGCAGCTATTGACGACGATTATTTTGGTGAGGGAATTACCATTTTTAACAATAAAATTCACTTTTTAACCTGGAAAGCAAAAAAAGGATTTGTATACAATTTGGATACGTTTCAACCGGAAAAAGAGTTTAGCTATAACAAAAGTCCTGAAGGATGGGGTTTTACTCATAACAATACGGAACTTATCAAATCAGACGGGACACATAAAATCTGGTTTCTAGACCCGGAAACACATCAGGAGAAAAGAGCTATCCGGGTGTATCATCATAAAGCAAAAGTAAAAGACCTGAATGAATTGGAGTTTATTAATGGAGTTATTTATGCCAACTACTGGAAAAAACCAACCATTGCCATTATAGATCCTGAAACCGGAGCCGTAAAAGGGTTGGCAAATTTGGCAGGTTTACAAAAAGAGGTTCAAAAAACTCAAAAGCTGCAAACAGATGACGTGTTAAACGGCATTGCTTTTGACGCTAAAAATAACAGACTCTTCGTAACCGGAAAAAACTGGGCAAAATTATTTGAAATTGAACTGATAAAAAAGTAA
- a CDS encoding amidohydrolase family protein: MKKILLYIAILFLITDISAQQTYIYCGKLIDTKTGSIVTKKTIIVAKNKIVDVLNGYVKTKSKKDITIDLKNKVVLPGLIDMHVHIEHEFSPKTRLEKYILNPSDIAFNSTGYAESTLLSGFTTVRDLGGTGVNISLKKAIGEGKVIGPRIFTAGKSLATTGGHADPTNGSSRKLIGNPGPKEGVVNSVEDAKKAVRQCYKNGADCIKITATGGVLSVAKSGDNPQFTIEEIKAICKTAKDYGMHVAAHAHGDEGMQRAIKGGVKTVEHGTYMSDVTMELMKQYDVFLVPTITAGKEVEEKAKVKGFYPEIVVPKALAVGPQIQGTFARAYKKGVGIAFGTDAGVFKHGNNGKEFRFMVEAGMPAMEAIQSATITNAMILGMENEIGELKKGFFADIIAVDKDPTKNIEIMENVSFVMKDGIVYKK; encoded by the coding sequence ATGAAAAAAATACTTTTATACATAGCGATTTTGTTTTTAATAACCGACATATCGGCTCAACAAACGTATATATATTGCGGAAAGTTGATAGATACCAAAACAGGTAGCATAGTAACTAAAAAGACAATTATTGTAGCAAAGAATAAGATTGTTGATGTTTTAAACGGGTATGTAAAAACAAAAAGTAAAAAAGACATTACTATAGACCTAAAAAACAAAGTCGTATTACCGGGGTTGATAGATATGCACGTACATATTGAGCATGAATTTAGTCCTAAAACACGTTTGGAAAAATATATTTTAAACCCTTCGGATATTGCTTTTAACTCAACAGGATATGCTGAGAGTACGCTTTTATCCGGGTTTACGACAGTGCGAGATTTAGGAGGTACCGGCGTAAACATATCGTTAAAGAAAGCGATTGGGGAAGGAAAAGTAATCGGTCCCAGAATTTTTACTGCCGGTAAATCTTTGGCAACAACAGGAGGCCATGCTGACCCCACTAATGGGAGCAGTAGAAAACTCATTGGAAATCCGGGACCCAAAGAAGGGGTTGTCAATAGTGTGGAAGATGCTAAAAAAGCAGTTCGCCAGTGCTATAAAAACGGAGCGGATTGTATTAAAATTACGGCAACCGGAGGGGTGCTAAGTGTTGCAAAAAGCGGAGATAACCCTCAATTTACCATAGAAGAAATAAAAGCTATCTGTAAAACGGCCAAAGATTATGGGATGCATGTAGCAGCACATGCACATGGAGACGAGGGGATGCAAAGAGCAATTAAAGGAGGTGTAAAAACAGTAGAACACGGGACGTATATGAGCGATGTAACCATGGAGTTAATGAAACAATACGATGTGTTTTTAGTGCCCACCATTACAGCAGGAAAAGAGGTAGAGGAGAAAGCAAAAGTCAAAGGGTTTTACCCTGAAATTGTGGTTCCTAAAGCATTAGCTGTAGGCCCGCAGATACAGGGAACTTTTGCCAGGGCATATAAAAAAGGTGTAGGAATTGCTTTTGGAACAGATGCAGGCGTTTTTAAACACGGAAATAACGGAAAAGAGTTTAGGTTTATGGTGGAAGCCGGAATGCCTGCAATGGAAGCGATTCAGTCTGCAACAATTACCAATGCTATGATTCTGGGAATGGAAAATGAGATAGGTGAACTTAAGAAAGGGTTCTTTGCAGATATCATTGCAGTAGATAAAGACCCGACAAAAAATATTGAGATCATGGAAAATGTCTCTTTTGTAATGAAAGACGGAATAGTATATAAGAAGTAA
- a CDS encoding type B 50S ribosomal protein L31, with amino-acid sequence MKKGIHPENYRMVAFKDMSNGDVFLTRSTANTKETLDVEGVEYPLVKLEISRTSHPFYTGKSKLVDTAGRIDKFKTKYSKFKK; translated from the coding sequence ATGAAAAAAGGAATTCATCCGGAAAATTACAGAATGGTAGCGTTCAAAGATATGTCTAACGGAGATGTTTTTTTAACGCGTTCTACTGCCAATACAAAAGAGACGTTAGATGTTGAAGGTGTTGAGTATCCTTTGGTAAAATTAGAAATTTCCAGAACGTCGCATCCGTTCTATACGGGTAAATCCAAATTAGTTGATACGGCAGGGCGTATTGATAAATTTAAAACGAAATACTCGAAGTTTAAGAAGTAG
- a CDS encoding SDR family NAD(P)-dependent oxidoreductase yields MKNIIITGTSRGIGFELAKKFAENNYQVLAVSRNVKPLDDYHHQNITTLSVDISIVEEIKKITAFVTSNWSDVAIVIHNAGLLINKPFDKLTNEDFINVYNVNVFGVAEITRQLIPFMSTGSHVLTISSMGGIQGSLKFPGLAAYSSAKGAVITLSEVLAEEYKESGIAFNVLAIGAVQTEMLTEVFPGYKAPLSASEMADYIYHFSLTGNRYHNGKVLQVSNSIP; encoded by the coding sequence ATGAAAAATATCATTATTACGGGTACCAGTAGAGGTATTGGTTTTGAACTGGCTAAAAAATTCGCCGAAAATAATTATCAGGTATTAGCAGTATCAAGAAATGTAAAACCTTTGGATGATTACCATCATCAAAACATTACCACCCTTTCCGTAGATATATCGATTGTTGAAGAAATTAAAAAAATAACAGCATTCGTAACATCAAATTGGAGCGACGTAGCTATTGTAATTCACAATGCCGGGTTATTAATAAATAAGCCTTTTGACAAATTAACGAATGAGGATTTTATAAATGTCTATAATGTAAATGTTTTTGGGGTTGCCGAAATTACCAGGCAACTCATTCCTTTTATGAGCACCGGTAGTCATGTACTCACTATTAGTAGTATGGGTGGGATTCAGGGGAGTTTAAAATTTCCCGGTTTGGCAGCTTATAGTTCTGCCAAAGGAGCAGTTATTACACTATCTGAGGTCTTGGCCGAAGAATACAAAGAGTCTGGCATAGCATTTAATGTGCTCGCTATTGGAGCGGTTCAAACGGAAATGCTGACAGAAGTTTTTCCCGGATATAAAGCCCCCTTATCTGCTTCGGAAATGGCAGATTATATATATCATTTTTCTTTAACCGGAAACCGGTATCATAATGGAAAAGTATTACAAGTTTCAAATTCTATCCCTTAA
- a CDS encoding alanine dehydrogenase, with product MKFGIIKERKNPPDRRVVFSPQKLLEFQSLFPNARLKVERSDIRVFSDKSYLEAGIEVSEDLSDCDVLIGVKEVPIAALIPNKKYFFFSHTIKKQPYNRKLLQVILDKHITLYDHEAIMKENGDRLIGFGRYAGIVGAYNGFRAYGLKNNCFYLPKAESLSDQKALIHELKAIKLPPVKILLTGSGKVANGAKEMLDAMHIQTVSVDDYLQKTFKEPVYCMIGVLDYNKRKDGRIVHNKDFYDYPENYASDFMRFAKVTDYFIAGHFYGAGSPYLFTREDAQSKAFRITVVADISCDIDGPIASTFRASTIADPIYGYDPKTGTEVDFRNSNAMAVMAVDNLPCELPKDASEGFGSLFLEHVIPAFFNNDKEGILHRAKITEGGKLTERYRYLQGYVNGKE from the coding sequence ATGAAATTTGGCATTATTAAAGAACGAAAAAATCCACCGGACAGGAGAGTTGTTTTTTCTCCCCAAAAGTTACTGGAATTTCAATCGCTTTTCCCCAATGCACGTTTAAAGGTTGAGCGTTCCGATATTAGAGTTTTTAGTGATAAAAGCTACCTGGAAGCAGGTATAGAAGTTAGCGAAGATCTTTCTGATTGTGATGTGCTAATTGGTGTAAAAGAAGTTCCCATAGCGGCATTAATACCAAATAAAAAATATTTTTTCTTTAGTCATACCATAAAAAAACAGCCCTATAACCGAAAATTGTTGCAAGTCATTTTAGATAAACATATAACATTATATGATCATGAGGCGATCATGAAAGAAAATGGCGATCGCCTAATCGGTTTTGGAAGGTATGCCGGAATTGTCGGTGCTTATAATGGGTTTAGAGCCTATGGACTGAAAAATAACTGTTTTTATTTACCAAAAGCAGAAAGTCTGTCTGACCAAAAAGCGTTGATCCATGAATTAAAAGCGATTAAACTTCCGCCTGTTAAGATACTATTAACAGGAAGCGGTAAAGTTGCCAATGGAGCAAAAGAAATGTTAGATGCCATGCATATTCAGACAGTTTCGGTAGATGATTATTTGCAAAAAACGTTTAAAGAGCCGGTGTACTGTATGATAGGTGTACTGGACTATAACAAACGAAAAGACGGCCGAATAGTACACAATAAAGATTTTTATGACTATCCGGAGAATTATGCATCTGATTTTATGCGTTTTGCCAAGGTAACCGACTACTTTATTGCGGGCCATTTTTACGGTGCCGGATCACCGTACTTGTTTACCAGAGAAGATGCACAATCAAAAGCATTTCGTATCACTGTAGTGGCTGATATCTCCTGCGATATTGATGGCCCGATAGCCTCTACCTTCAGGGCGTCTACTATTGCCGATCCTATTTACGGATATGACCCGAAAACGGGAACCGAAGTCGATTTTAGAAACTCAAATGCTATGGCAGTCATGGCAGTTGATAATTTACCTTGCGAATTGCCAAAAGATGCAAGCGAAGGTTTTGGATCCTTATTTTTAGAACATGTAATTCCCGCTTTTTTTAATAATGATAAAGAGGGTATTTTACATCGGGCCAAGATAACAGAAGGTGGAAAGCTGACAGAAAGATACAGGTATTTACAAGGTTATGTGAATGGTAAGGAGTAA
- a CDS encoding ATP-binding cassette domain-containing protein — MLQAKKLCKRYDDKLVLKDLSLTVNPGEIFCLLGQNGAGKTTTINLFLGLIKPTSGEAFIDDVSVMDNKSNRSSLAYIPETVQLYSNLSGLENLDFFSKLAGFTYKKEDLIQFLKQANLQEESYHKKLSTYSKGMRQKVGIAVAVAKNASYILMDEPTSGLDPKASVEFAKTCKELAVKGVGIFMATHDIFNAVNIGSRIGIMKEGTLIHTTETKNITAQELQDLYIKTI, encoded by the coding sequence ATGCTACAAGCTAAAAAGCTTTGTAAACGCTATGACGATAAGTTAGTGCTCAAAGATTTAAGTCTTACAGTAAATCCTGGTGAAATTTTTTGTCTACTTGGACAAAATGGTGCAGGTAAAACAACAACAATCAACCTGTTTTTAGGTCTAATTAAACCAACTTCTGGAGAAGCATTTATAGATGATGTTTCTGTAATGGATAACAAATCTAACAGAAGTTCATTAGCTTATATACCAGAAACAGTGCAACTTTATAGTAATTTGTCTGGATTAGAAAACTTAGACTTTTTTAGCAAATTAGCAGGTTTTACTTATAAAAAAGAAGATTTAATTCAGTTTTTAAAACAAGCAAATTTACAAGAAGAATCGTATCACAAAAAACTATCAACCTACTCTAAAGGAATGCGTCAGAAAGTTGGTATTGCTGTGGCTGTGGCTAAAAATGCATCTTATATTTTAATGGACGAGCCAACTTCTGGACTTGACCCGAAAGCATCTGTAGAATTTGCAAAAACATGTAAAGAATTAGCTGTAAAAGGTGTTGGTATTTTTATGGCTACACACGATATTTTTAATGCAGTAAACATTGGTTCAAGAATAGGAATTATGAAAGAAGGAACTTTAATTCATACTACAGAAACTAAAAACATAACCGCACAAGAATTACAAGATTTATACATCAAAACAATCTAA